One segment of Planctomycetaceae bacterium DNA contains the following:
- a CDS encoding DUF1570 domain-containing protein, whose product MRRITMLIAAAAIFAMLWWPVEFAGQPMRAAPGAAPSATATPAPAPLAAAYLREVADLGRDLGLGWAQGTRSSFVVLSPRGSGWSAKTLPVLENVYERFCQSFLNAGFTLDAPSGPLTWVCFATRADFDRYARSADRSDLWWSRGYYSTRTNRVAVFRPRDAHHDEDMTEVAHEAAHQLAYNTGLQKRGVMYPVWVSEGIATNLETALNSPWPLAATNPRRLRALRGAGLIPLSQLTAWTSVPVENEQATENAYAQIWGVFHFLLNRKPVQLKDYMASLSRLPAGRRNELQLRQEFLRSFGPFESLDAQFRQYVATLAIETTVASGQDAPAN is encoded by the coding sequence GTGCGCCGAATCACGATGTTGATCGCCGCTGCAGCCATCTTCGCCATGCTGTGGTGGCCGGTGGAGTTTGCCGGTCAGCCCATGCGGGCGGCCCCCGGTGCTGCGCCCTCAGCAACCGCCACACCCGCCCCGGCGCCACTGGCGGCAGCGTATCTGCGTGAAGTCGCCGATCTGGGAAGGGACTTGGGACTGGGATGGGCCCAGGGGACCAGGAGCAGCTTCGTGGTGCTGAGCCCTCGCGGCAGCGGATGGTCGGCCAAGACCCTGCCGGTTCTTGAAAATGTCTATGAACGGTTCTGTCAGAGCTTCCTGAACGCGGGGTTCACCCTCGACGCACCCAGCGGTCCGCTGACCTGGGTCTGCTTTGCCACCCGGGCCGACTTCGACCGCTACGCCCGCTCGGCAGACCGAAGCGATCTGTGGTGGTCGCGGGGCTACTACTCGACGCGGACGAACCGCGTAGCCGTCTTCCGCCCCCGAGACGCCCACCACGACGAGGACATGACCGAAGTGGCCCACGAGGCCGCCCACCAGCTCGCCTACAACACCGGGCTGCAGAAACGCGGCGTGATGTATCCGGTCTGGGTTTCGGAAGGCATCGCCACGAACCTGGAGACAGCCCTGAACTCGCCCTGGCCCCTGGCGGCCACGAATCCGCGGCGCCTCCGGGCTCTTCGCGGCGCCGGCCTGATCCCCCTGTCGCAGTTGACCGCCTGGACCAGCGTGCCTGTCGAGAACGAGCAGGCCACCGAGAACGCCTACGCCCAGATCTGGGGCGTGTTCCACTTTCTGCTCAATCGCAAGCCCGTCCAACTCAAGGACTACATGGCTTCGTTGAGCCGCCTGCCCGCCGGGCGACGAAACGAACTGCAGTTGCGGCAGGAGTTCCTGCGCAGCTTCGGACCCTTCGAGAGCCTCGACGCCCAGTTCCGCCAGTACGTCGCGACCCTGGCCATCGAGACTACCGTCGCCAGCGGTCAGGACGCCCCGGCGAACTGA
- a CDS encoding PRC-barrel domain-containing protein has translation MFARKRSVIGAGLLASTALLLGWAVAAHAQEAQPNNMQAQPAPGKVVRAHDLLGTDVKNDRGEKVGSVKDIVLSPQRDRVSYVALSANGKLFPIPWQAFGISPEARLTLNVEKNHFDNLRGFDSKNYPPQADMNWRAGTAAAGERREAAREAYRERMHLRRVSEIVGTSVRGSDDKKLGDIENLIIETPAAAATASPSEQPARDTDRVRVGVGPLNIDVKDRDKEAADRPRPATPAPTAMHQGEGYVTFAVVSYGGILGIGEKMSAVPWNALNFDASKDVARLNATKDTLESTAFASDSYPDFANRQWSQGVYQKYNAEPYWQVYGYTGRPSETAGKAWMADSDYNKQFAADKVTTIQGTIESVSTFRPAPDAAAGQRLRVKAEDGKTYIVHLGPAGFVDAKGLNLASGDTVHITGAQADMEGRTVVMATQIRKGDQTLQLRDQQGKPLWTERDLTPSPSMPSDQPKSNGYERPDDLSKPGQDAPRR, from the coding sequence ATGTTTGCACGAAAGCGCTCTGTAATTGGCGCTGGCCTGTTGGCCAGCACTGCACTGCTGCTGGGTTGGGCGGTAGCGGCGCATGCACAAGAGGCCCAGCCGAATAATATGCAAGCGCAGCCCGCGCCAGGAAAGGTGGTCAGGGCTCACGACTTGCTGGGAACCGACGTCAAGAACGACCGGGGCGAAAAGGTAGGCTCGGTGAAAGACATCGTCCTGTCGCCTCAACGCGACCGGGTTTCTTACGTGGCTTTGTCGGCCAATGGCAAGCTGTTTCCGATTCCCTGGCAGGCTTTCGGCATCTCGCCTGAAGCCCGCCTGACGCTCAATGTCGAAAAGAACCATTTCGACAACCTGCGGGGATTCGACTCCAAGAATTATCCGCCCCAGGCGGACATGAACTGGAGAGCCGGCACTGCCGCCGCTGGCGAGCGGCGCGAGGCCGCACGTGAGGCTTACAGGGAGCGGATGCATCTGCGTCGAGTGAGCGAGATCGTCGGAACTTCCGTTCGCGGAAGCGATGACAAGAAGCTCGGCGACATCGAGAACCTGATCATCGAGACGCCCGCGGCGGCCGCCACGGCCAGTCCGTCCGAGCAGCCCGCTCGCGATACCGATCGCGTGCGCGTGGGCGTCGGACCGCTGAACATCGACGTCAAGGACCGCGATAAGGAAGCTGCGGACAGGCCTCGCCCTGCCACCCCCGCCCCCACCGCGATGCATCAGGGCGAGGGCTATGTGACCTTTGCGGTCGTCTCGTACGGCGGCATCCTGGGCATCGGCGAGAAGATGTCTGCCGTGCCGTGGAATGCTCTGAATTTTGACGCGTCCAAGGATGTGGCTCGTCTTAATGCCACCAAGGATACGCTGGAATCGACGGCCTTCGCGTCCGACAGCTATCCTGACTTTGCCAACCGCCAGTGGTCGCAAGGCGTGTACCAGAAGTACAACGCCGAACCCTACTGGCAGGTGTACGGCTATACCGGCCGACCCAGTGAAACCGCTGGCAAAGCGTGGATGGCCGACAGCGACTACAACAAGCAGTTCGCTGCCGACAAGGTGACCACCATCCAGGGCACCATCGAGAGCGTCAGCACGTTCCGCCCGGCGCCCGATGCGGCCGCGGGGCAGCGTCTGCGCGTCAAGGCCGAGGATGGCAAGACGTATATCGTCCACCTCGGACCGGCCGGCTTCGTTGACGCCAAGGGCCTCAACCTGGCCAGCGGTGACACCGTTCACATCACCGGCGCCCAGGCTGATATGGAAGGGCGAACCGTGGTGATGGCCACGCAGATCCGCAAGGGCGACCAGACCCTGCAGCTTCGCGATCAGCAGGGCAAGCCGCTTTGGACCGAAAGGGATCTGACTCCCTCTCCGTCCATGCCTTCGGATCAGCCCAAGAGCAACGGCTACGAACGCCCGGATGATCTGTCCAAGCCTGGCCAGGATGCTCCCAGGCGTTGA